The following proteins are co-located in the Pyricularia oryzae 70-15 chromosome 1, whole genome shotgun sequence genome:
- a CDS encoding cytochrome c codes for MGFSEGNAKNGAKLFKTRCEQCHTVDAAGGNKIGPALHGLFGRKTGSVDGYAYTDANKQKGITWDENTLFDYLENPKKYIPGTKMAFGGLKKEKDRNDLITFLKENTK; via the exons ATGGGTTTCTCTGAGG GCAACGCTAAGAACGGCGCTAAGCTGTTCAAGACTCGCTGCGAGCAGTGCCACACCGTCGACGCTGCCGGCGGCAACAAGATCGGCCCTGCCCTGCACGGCCTTTTCGGCCGCAAGACCGGCTCGGTCGACGGCTACGCTTACACCGACGCCAACAAGCAGAAGGGCATCACCTGGGACGAGAACACCCTG TTCGACTACCTTGAGAACCCCAAGAAGTACATTCCCGGCACTAAGATGGCTTTCGGTGGCctcaagaaggagaaggacCGAAACGACCTGATCAC CTTCCTCAAGGAGAACACCAAATAA